The genomic region AGCATCACTGTGCTGACCCTCTCTAGCTCACCTGCATGATGCTGACCTTTGCCCTGAAGAGTGTTTCAAATACTGCCCAGAAATTCACAGGCATTTCgtattttgaatgttttcacAGAGATGGTGCAAAGCATCATACCCGGGCTAGATATCCAGTCTAtgcacaattttaaaatatagtatttttaaaatgcttataaaccttttaacaaatattttggaATAAGACCTTCATCAACTTCATGATTAATTTATTATCTGTATAGCATTAAAGCTAATTCAGCTTCATCTGAGACATTTAAGTTATCTCTATGATGCTGGAGAACAACAGATgggttaatataaaataaattagtcATTCCTAATTCTGAATATGGGATATTTGATCTATAAATATAATGCCTTAAGGGTTCATGAAATATGAACATTTTAGAGCTTGTAAAAGGAACAGCATCATGGGAGGAAGGCAACAGAGTGGAAAGCTCAGTGTTTAGGAGTAAAACTAATGCACAGCAGGGCAGCATTTTTCAGTCAGGCACTAAGTAATGAAGTAAGAAAGTGTcataaaaccaaattaatttaatattctCTCCAGCTTATTTATTATATGACTATTCAGAGAAATCACTAACATTCCCACTTCATTGCCAGTGGTACTATCACAAAACTGGGATTGAAGCAGTTTTTAATTAGCTGAGTAGAAACCAGTTTACCTACTTCTGTGTTTAAAACAGCTTGTTGGAATAGTGGAAGAAACACATAGGAATGcagaccttttcttttttttttttctttttttttggtcagtgATGTTCCTTTACTGATAGATACAACATATTATTTTGTATGACTCATACATGAGAATACTCTAAATATGTATTCTATGTATTTTTGAATTAGTAAAATCCGaataatctaattttaaaagaaacctaTCAGGACCCTTTTTGGGGTAAGAAAAAGCTGAAGGCACAGCTCATCTTAGCCAGACCAAATGCCAGGCTGTGGGTAGGCTGGGGCAAAGCTAAACCTGCACTACTGTTCCATGGATACAAAGCAGCATCCTTTTCTGTAAGGCAGGTCCTAGAGTGTATAAGAATGGgttgattattttaaatttaatatatttattaaagaattggtctttttaaaacaaaacaaaacaaaacccccacctGCTTCCTTaacattattattaatattatttggCATACGTATTTCTTTACACTTCCTAAGATGCTCAAATTCTACAGAAAGTACTTCCCAGAATGGAGCTAATTCACCTCCCATAGGGTCTTTGTGTTGTAGTCTGCAATCTCTTTTGAGCAATTACATAAATACAGCCACAGCACTGGATATCACTGATGTGAATAGTGATATTGCATATTAATTACACCTGCTGGTAATGAACAGGTGGAGGAAAGTTGTTGAGGGAGAAATATTTACCAGAAAAATCATCTATTTTCAGTACAATTGATTAAAATGGGATCTTCTAATATGGTCTGGTTGATATACAACAATTTTACAGTTTGTAAAGGGaacttcttaaagaaaaagatcagAATGTGAACAATTTACTTCCTACTGAATATACATTAGGGAAAACCACAAATAACAAGCAAGAAGTCCCTATGAATCATTTTAGAAGTGCTTGGTCCTAgtgctataaaatattttccttacaTTGCTTCAGATATGGTGGATGCAGCCAATTTTTAGTATGTTTTGAATAATGAAACAGCATTCCCCAGTTTCATGCACTATTCTTAATATTTATAGCTACCACCATAAAAAGTGCACGTGTATTGTTCAGCCTGTGCATGAGCAACCACTGCTACTCACCTAGAACAAAAAAGTAAAGACTCTTTTGGCTGAAATCCACAAATGCTATTTTCATACAATGTTTAGAAAGTGGGGTTGTTTAGAACAAGTTATGTCCCAAAGCCAATGCCTTTTGGAGGGACatatattttgaatttattttcataaaaatgtgAAGTAATCTCATTTTAACTCTCTCCTTTTGTGTTTAGGTTTGCCATAAACATAAAGGAATGGACAGGATGGGTTTTTTCTCCAATGCTATTTGAATTTGCTGTTTAATAGTCAAGACTGTTCTTCAGTGAGGTCTTCAGCCTCCCTTAGGAATTTCTGTTCTGGTATTAACCAGAAACCAGAAACTCCTCTATTTATAAGGATTAGGGTCAAAACTAAAAGCTCCATGCAAACTGATCCTGCAAGGAGCCTTAACTTCCCACTGAAGGAGCCACTGAACTGACTCAGAAGGGAGCACTGCTAAGCAGCTGAATTCAGTCTGTTTGGAGATCTCTGCCCACTGAACATCCAAGGGTTCCAGCAACAGCACCTCAGGCTGCTTCTCATCCCATCCTTCTTCCTAACTGCTGGCTGGGACCAGCCAGTAAGGGCCCTGCCTCAAGACCCCTGACTGCTCTCTGAGAGCATCTCCAGGCAGCTGTTGGATGGACACCCAccttccttccagctctgttgTTGTGAAGGTTCATAAGTGCCCTCgcatcttttcctttcctctctttggCATCCACGAAGGCTCTGGCAAATTTAATGCCATAGTCAATGTTATCACTGCAGCCACCCCAGTCAAAATGGCCCTTGCTGTCCTTGGCAGAGCCTTTCTTCTTGGGATCACAGGAGCAGGATTTCAGCTCCCCTTGGCTACATGCCCTGGTGATAGCAAAAACAACTCCAGCAGAGGAGATGGCGTGTACAAAAGCAGACTCCCGACTacctgaaacagaaaaagtcattttaaaaattcttggaGTAGTTAGTTTGAGTGGCTCTCCTAACTCCAGCCAGTTAGCCTGGCCTTTTTTGCTGAGCAAAAGATAAAACTGGGCTGAAATCACACAAATACATACTCCCTGGAGCCAGAATTAGTCATGGCTTAAACTTGGACCCCTCCCTGGTAGAACTCATCAATATAGTGTTAGAGTTGGAAAAACCTTAAATGTTTGCTTCTGATATTGATTAATGTACTTTCACGGATCAGTTGTTCTGTACAGATATGTGAACAGGACAGCTGGTATTTCTATCATGTTTCAttgatttagaaaaatatatgaagTGCTTTTTCAGAGATAGgtttaagaaattattaaataggGACACTGGAACATCTACATTGCAAAATACTGCAAGGAACTCTTGAAACAAGCTTTTCCCCTTCTGAAGCACTCAGAATAAAGTTTCCTGCTTAAAAGGCAGTAGGGAGAGATCTTGGGtgttgttttctgaaaataaacttaGGTTTTCTGCCTCGAACCAAGCCTGGTAACTGTAATTCACACAAACAAGTTCCATTAAATCAATGGCTCTGCTTGTGTCATGCCTGAGGCAGGATTTGGCCTGGCAGCTGCAACTTCCACACGCCAGCTGTGCAGGCAGTTTTCCCTTCTCCTAATGAGGATACTTTATTGTACCAAAGATTACCTGCATTTGTAGCCTATGCTTACTCTTAGGGCAGAGGCTGCATACCTCAATGCAGTAATTACTTAAGTAATTACTTAAGTTTATTTTAAGGTGTAGTAATTTACAATACAGAGCCCTGTTATAGTAGCACGATTTTATTTATGGTAGTGGGATATTTCTCTACTTTAAAAGTTTTTTAGCAAGGAAAGAGTGAGAAGTAGATTTTTGTGTAGTATCTAGGGCCACTAGCACTGAGAAAGATGTTGCTGAAGAACTTATAAACCTTAAGTAATATTAGGACAGTAAAGCAGGACCCTAAGAGAGAATCTTACCTGTGATTTTATCGTAGGGGCAGCATAACACCATATAACTATTTAGTATTTCTCTTCTGTAGCATAGAGCTATTTCGAATAGGAATGAGCCCTAAACTTCGTGTGTTTGTGCAAACCTCTGGCAAATGCCAACTAAAACTTTACAAAGGGACTGGGCAAACCCTGCCTTCCGTATACTGCCCTCAAAATCAGGCAGAAGATACCATGGCTTATTACAAATCATGCTTTTTTGAAGACTTGTTTCTGAGAAAATTTATTCAGAAACATCAaatctttttaaagcattaagaAGAAACACTTGATGTTGTTAGAAGTGTTTCTTTTGAGTTCATTAACAAGtcaaaaacatttcatttcaaataaGAGTGATATCAAGTTACATTTCCCATTGCAATCACTGCCTGTGCAGGCTAAGTGTAGAGCTGATGCTCAGTCATCAGCATGTAAAGCGGATGGCTTAATTTTCTCCCATAAACCAAAAGTGAAAACTTCACTTTTGGAACAactgctttttcacttttttaataGAATATCTTCATCTGAATTTGAATGTCAGACAAATCTCATCAAAAACTTCTGATGGGTTATGTTACTGGTTACTCACAAATAATTCCTACAGGAACATCAAGCTGGTTATGGAAACCAACTGCTTACCAGCAGTGGAGCCTGACACTGAATGATGCTCTGTGGATAAAATCCCACTGCCTGGGTCAGCATGAGAGTGACACCTaaccccatctccatccccaccacAGAGGCAATGGCCTGAGGtacttttctcctcctccttgaGCAGGTGCCATGCTGCTCACAACCTGTGTCTCAGGTGGAACCAGCAACATCCCAGTGACACAAGTGCCAGAGCAGTCAGCCCCACCAGCTGTGCACCATGGCTGTGTGCCCTGGTGTGGTGTTTGGTGAATGCACCTGTATTAGCAACATGTTTATCACTTGGGTAGGGGGTTACTGGCACGGTAGCAGATCTCAGTCCTTTCTTTGAGTCAAAGGACTATGTAGGCTCTTTGGACTCTCACTAGATGCCTCGCTCCAGCATTTAGATGGCAACAACAGCCCACTTAACCATCCTGTTCTCAGGGCAGGGAGCACATCGCAGGCCTCAGCTGCTCGGGGTCTGCACAAACCTGTCTCAGCCCTATCAGATGTGTCCCCATTTATTCCTGCCTCACAGCCTGATCTGAGGGATGGGCTGTTAGACCCCCCTCAGAGGGCTGAGAACCTGGAGGGCAGTGCTGCCAGGCACCGACcccacacctccccccagccttgcaggcagcacagccccaaagGGACTGCACTTGACCTCTCTGCTTCGCTGTGGAAATGCTCCAGCAGGAACCATCCTGTGGAAGGGGTTTTCATCTGCCACCCCAGCATGCTGGGATCCTGTTCAGACATGGACTGTGCCTTTCAGCCCCTCCAGAGTATTGATCTCCCAGTAAGAAAAGCCCTTTGCCCAGTTGTGACTCCTGGAACCTTGGATTTTCTGTAGCCCttaatttttgggttttggtcCATTACACAACAAAACCCTGAATCACTGGGAACTGCAGGGCCAGTCCCTAATGTTCCAAACCCCTGAGCCTTATCTATGTCTTTCTGCTCCTATACAGGCTTTTAAGCAAAGCGGGTCTTCTCATTACTGTGCACGTTGTTCTGTTGACCCTGAgataattttgcttttccccttcccttcctcctaaAATGTAAACCCCTGGTCGGTACAAAGGTAACAGGAGGAAGACCCCAGCCCAGCGATGACCACCCCCAgaccctccccccccaaaatcccgACCCTCAAAACCCCTTTTACCCTCAGCACCAAGGTGCCAGGGAGGCGGCAGCTGGGACGGACCCATGCGGGGGTGCGGTAGCTGAGCCCGCGGATAGGGCCCGGTCCCGCCCCGCCCTTCCCCGCCCCGCGGACTCACTGCGCATCAGGACGCGCCCCAGCAAGCGCTGACCCCGCTCCAGGGCGTTGCAGTCCCAGCGGTGTCGGCGGAACTGGTGCTGGCACTCGGCCGTCCAGGCGGCCACTCCGCGGCCGATGGACAGCATGGCTTCGGGGTGCCGGCGGCACAGCTGCCGCTGGCGGCTCACCAGGCCCGGCACGTTGTCGCACATCACCCGCGACGAGCTCACGGCCCCCATGTACCtgcgggagggagggaaggggcagggaagcGCCGGGGGCCCGCGGCGACCCCCGGCACCGGGAGAAGGAGGGTCCGTAGCGCCCCGGCTGCGGGCCTTTTGGTGGAAGTCATTCACAATTAGGCGATCCTGTGATTTTTAGTAACGTGAAGCACGTAGAACCCCCCACCTTGCTATTATATCTCTGCgcaatgctttaaaaaattccacaaacaaacaaaaaccaacgAAAAAACCCCGAACAACAACACCACATAACCttgacaaaaattaaattacatcaTCATCTGTAACCAGATGGTCTCTATTAGTCCTGAAATGTCTCGAAAGGTGCCTTTTATGAAACCCAAACTACTATAGGTGTTTTTTGAAGGGatcaaacagaagaaaatgtcgttttcttgtattttcattACTTTATACTATCATAAAATCGTTAAAGCcgtaattttcaaaataatatgcATTTAAGTTAAGAGGCCCCATGACAAAAAGCCATCGCAATAAATAATCTTTATACGGCTATGGACACAGATGGTCATTTTACTGAAATATGCCTGGTCTGATAGATCAGGCTTTGATGCCGCGTCAGCCAGTGTCAAGGTTAAGTATGTTCATCAGGTTTGTGAGAAGAGTTTTAACCCCTCTTCTACGCCAAGACTTTTCAGCCTGGGTTTGGTTGGGGTCCCCAGTTTGAGGGGCAGGTTTCTATTTCCATTCTAACCCGTTACACGGCCCCGTGTTCCGCAGCTCGCTCGGACGCCCCGCACCTAGATCAAGTATCATTTGAAGTGGGGTTCCTGCGCTGCCCGCTGGGATTTCCACCCTTCGCACTTGCACTTTGCGGTTCAGCGAAGAGACATTTCGAAGGAGGGAGGGGACGGGGAGGGCGAGAAAGAAGTgggaggggggtgtgtgtggaattaataataaaaaatatcccTGCTGTAGCCAATTCCCCGAGCCGCCGGGGCGCGGAGGgctgcctgccagctgcagcGCTTCACCCGCGCCCCGCGGGCGGGTTCCCTGCAAGCCCACCAGCCCTcgccctcctccccctccctccgGCCCGGAGGTGTCCCCTACACCAGGGGGTGCCTGATGTCTCCACCGGGACGGGACGGGCCCCCGGCACCCCTCAGCCCTGCCGAAAGCTCCGCGCAGCCCCCGCAGCTGCTCTGCGCATAGGAGGAGGCCGGGGAGCAGGGACGGGGTGTGGAAGGAGATGCCGAGACTGTCTAATCCCGCTTGCGTTAAGGCCGGACTTTCTGGACcggggcagctggcagcagccagctcCGCTTGTACGAGGCTGCAAGGGAGAGGCttccaccacccccacccctaaTTTACAATTAATCTGACCCCACCTTTCCcaagagcaaataaaaattcCTGGAATTGCACAACTTACCACCATGAGGAGGTGACTGGTGGGGTCGCCCAGACTAAGACCAGGGGAAGAGACCACCAAATCCCAGAGAGAAAGTTCATGTTAGAAAGGCTTCGATCCACATCAGGTCAGTCGCGAGAGGCAGAAGAAATCCCATGGAGCAAAAATGACCGGCTGGAGCAAACGCACCTTGAGGGCTTCTTTCTACCGTGGGTCATGCATTCCCCACTCGCGGCCGCAGGGTTTATTGATCCACTGCCAGAGTACGGGGGGTGCCGATCAGTGCATCGCTCCGGGTTTCTCTCGGTTCGCCCCGCACCAAATCCTTCAGGACAAGGAGATCAGCCCCTCTCCCGGCCTTCATCTTTGCCCTGATCCAGTTCTTCCCTGCAGTCACAGCAAAACTGAGGGGCTGGTGTGGGCTGCTCACAGACTGGGTGGGTTCTGCTCTGGGTTGTgtggtgtgttgttttttttttttttccctccgAAACTCTGATGGATGAAATGATGTCAAGAGACactgggggaagaggaggaggtaaCACCTCTGATTAGGCAAGGAATCCCGAGGAGCCAGTTGCTTTCCAATAACCCTACAAGCAGACAGCTCAAACACGCCAGCAGATGCTGAGCGATCGGCTGCGGAGCCTCCAGCGGCGACAGCCCCGACTATTAAGCACCAGCAGCACTTGGCACCTCTCAGGGGTTGACACGACGTCGTTTTATTACTCCTTACATGCACCCACCAACCCCGAGCACAAAATCAAACCGCAAATTCGTATCgagaggagaaacagaaggTGCACACAGCCGAGGTGCAGGGGAACGGGGGGGGGACAAGCCGGGCTGCCTCCCCTCGCCCCCAGGCACTCCTCACATCCACCTCTTGAGCAGCGGGGTCTCCCGCACGGTGGGCTCCGGCGGGAGGTGGGAGCTACCTCCCCATGggcctggggcagggggtgcgGCTGTGGAACCGCTCCCCGTGAAGAGCAGGGCCCTGCCCGGGCCAGCGGGGGAGGCGGCAGGGACCGCCGTGCCGTACCAGTGCGATGCCCCCAGAGCTGTGGAAACCTTCGGGGGCGACCATGAGCCCGTCCCGCCACCCCCCGCCCGCAGGAGCGGCTGTTTCCCAGGGCACGCCCGCCCGGAGCCCGGACCTCGGGCTCTAAGAGCGGCGGCTGCGGCTCCGCCCGCGCCGCAACCCGAGCAGCGGCCGCTGCCCCGGCTCTGCCAGGCCCGGCTGCCGCGGGGCCCAGCCCCCTCGCCCTGCCCTTACACCGGGCGTGGGGAACAGGCGCTTCTTTCTCCCTGTTAGACGGCGTTGAGCGCCCCACTGCCGGCCAGCCCACAGCAGGGCAGCCCGCAGCCCATGGCATCTTCATTTTCCCCTTCCGTCTCTCTTGCGTGTTTGTCTTACAACTTTTCTTCACAAGCGTAGCATTACCTCTCCTCATCTCCTCCTGATCTTAAACTGGTTCTTTACCTTGTAGGTCTCTACCCTGTCTCCCCAGGGCAAGGAGAACTTCACCTGGAGACCCCAAGAAGTCCACTGAAGAACCCTTCGGCTCTTCAACTCCCCATTTGCTCTTCCCACAGCTGTTAAATGACAGCTGCCTTCCCCACAAAATAGAACCAGAGGACATCATCAGAACAGCTCCAGTAAGCCAATTTTATCAGCCACATCTCACCCATAACAAATGCAGTCAGGCTTCAACCACAGAAGACAGCAGCTGTCTTTGAACTCCAAGCCATTCCAAGAAAGTTGTCCACTCCAAGAAAGTTGTGTTGTCCTTTCACACGAGCACTATTCCAGCATCGGCTCACACAGAGTGCCCAGAGGCACTGGCATTGCTTGCCCATAAATAAGAGCTTCCAGGTGAAGCAGCCTGATTTCACTTCCCCATAGCTGACTATTGCCAAACAAGCAAATTCAGAACCAAGAAATTTTGCAACTTTTTACTTAGCATCACCTATATAGAGCAAATACAGGACAGCAGATATTCCAAGCAATGAACCATCACTAACAAGATGGAGATGCCTCAGTTCAAAGGCAGCTCTTGGACAGATGCAACAAATACAAACTCTGAAGGCTGATAGGTAACTTagatctgtttttctgaaaCCCCCCTCAGTGTTAACATGATCTCCTTTAATAAAAGCTGCTAGTACAGTTGCTAGCAGTAAtgttctccccttcctctctaGAAGAGCCATTTACCAAGTTGGCATCCCAGCTTTATTGCTGTCCAGACTCCTCCTCTGAGTACTACACTGTTCTGGCCTTACATGAATTCACCTTAGACAAATTATCTCTATTAATAGTCACTCTCTCATGATACAGAATAACAGACCAGATGAGGTCAGATGGGGCCCTGGGAGACCTCCTCCAGTCCAATGTCCTGCTCAGAGAAGGATCAGCCAGCAGATTGCTCAGAGCTGTCCAGTTTTGGGTACTTCCTAGGACAGAGACactacaacctctctgggcagcctgccCCAGTGTCTGACctggcataatttttttttccttatgtttaaatggaatttcctgCATTTCAGGCACACTGCCTCTTGGCTAGTCCCTGGGTACCACCAAGAAGAGCCCGGATCACTAACCCCAAGGCATTTCTACACAAAGTGCCCCAGAGCCTTCTGTCCTCCATGCTGAATAATCTCACCTCTCAGCCTCTTTGTACAGCTCCTGTGCTCCAAGGCCCTCAGCATTTTCACATCTCTTTACTGCACTCACTCCACTATGTCCATGTCCCTCTTGCACTGGGGAGCTCAGGCCCAGACCCAGCACTCCATCAGTAGCCTCTCCAAAGTTGAGGAGAGAAAGATCACAGCTTCAACCTGGAGGCAATGTGGTTGCTGCTCCTGGTGCAGTCCTGGAGAGAGTGTCAGCCTCCCTTGCTGCAAGAGAGACTGGACTTAGAAAGCTCTGTGCCTTCAAAAAGTTTTATGCAGACTCAGTTTCTCATCTGCTCAAGAAATCATGCAATATGCAATAAAGatcactgcagagcagaaaggaacaCTGAGAGCCCAGTTCTTTGAATATGTACCTTAAAAAACTGAGCTGAGGTTTTTTCAATACAATAGGGAAAATAATGTAGTTAAACCTGTATGTCTACATTCAGATAAAACCTATTTTCAAAAAAGCCAAAGGCATAGAAGATTCATATGAGAAGAATAATATTAAAGCTATTAGGGATACTAATTACATTATTCATTTAAAGCAAGTAATACCCCATTTCATCCCTCACTGCTTATAATTTCTGGACTGTAAAATACAGAGCTCTGTTACCCAGAAATTCTTCTTTCTAGAACAGGGAAATACAAATTTCCAAACATGGATATCCCCTGTGCCtccaaaagaaggaaaagataaaagttgtctttaaaagcagaaaccAGCAATTATACCTGCTAGACTTTGAAGGTCTGTGCAGAAAGATCATCTGTGAGATAAATACTGAAACAGATTACAAGAAGTGGGCAACTAACATAGACAAGCTATGGATCCCTTTGTCACCCTTTCCTGACATAAGGTAAAactgatttaatattttttttccaaaagctgagGCTTTTTCAAGGCTGAAGGCTCAAACTCTTCCACCATGTAAGGCTCAAAGCAACATTTGTAGTACTTCACTAATAACACAGAAGCTGTATTTGGGAAAGATGACCTGTAACTTCTGCAGATCTgctggagagagaaaggaaatgcaaacaCCTACTCATGAGCAAGATACAGCTTTGGGGAACACCCGAAGGGGTCCAGAGATGGCaagatggaagaaaaactgCACAGCTCAAGCTGAAATTTTGCCCCCAACAAGGCAGTTGGTAAAGAAGAAAGACCAAACACAGGACTTAAGTCCATCCAGAATGTAATAAAAAGCTCTTTCCCAACTCAAGAACACAAGTACCCAGAATTACTGTCTACTATGTGCAATCTGCTATTTGCTACACAACAGGAATAACTGGTGAGGTCTTACGACAGGCCAGGtattccaaaagaaaatttaaagagTGGGACAAATTCCAAAGCACAGGAAGAGAGACACAACACACACAACCTGCAGTTTATCTTAGAgaggaaaaattgaaaataaaaattctttaggTTTGTTCAGATCTGCACAGGATCACCCAAAGCCCTAATTTTACATAACAGTTTAAGGTTTCAGAAAAGGCCATTGCGTGAATATTCATCTGTACCAAGATGAGAAGTTAGGTATCCAATGGTATTGAAAGTAGGAACCTCCTTCATCTTGAAGCAACACAGGATTTTGCCCCATATCCAATCCACTCAGTCCTCCCACATCTCAATTTGCACTATAAGAGAACAATACCTCAAGGGCTGTGCAGCTTACCTGCTTAATGCATGCAAAGCTCTTTAGCATTCTCCTCCAATCCCCTCATAGATGTGCAAATTGTTGTATTCTTACTGTTCTGGGATAATAACTTCAATTTGATGACTTACAGAAGGAGGCCTCTCAGCAGGGATTTTCATTTGAAGGCTCCCTCACCAGGTGCTGGTAGGGGTGAGAATTTTGACAGTGGAGCTCAGTGTTGAAGATGTTGAAGGAATCTCTTTCTTTGCCTCCTGCCCTATCACAACCACACTGTGATACCTTCTCAAACAGAGAATTTCAAAGAGGCACTGGAACAACATGAAAGTGAATAAAGGACCTTGAAATTCATTGTTTAAGCTTGAGTTTAGAATTTgagagtaatttaaaaaaaaaaaaaacattttaacctACTATATTGTAAGAAAAAGTCTATTTTATCTGGATCATGACATACTTTATGTTCACACAAGTGTGTGAACAACACAATTCATGACAAGTCAGTTAAATGGGCAGCTCAAAATGGCTATTCTAAAACCCTTGTTTCTCCTGTGTGGTTTATGCCACTTTCAACATTATTCCAGTAGTGCACCATGCtaaggatgctgctggcagaaaGCCTGTTTAATGCAGATCTGTTCACATGTGTTTGCAATTGTGATTATAAGCACCTGAAATAACTGATCCATATGGTTACTTAAACTTAACAGGACCAGCTTCTCCCAAATGTGTTTTGGAAGTCAGCTCCAAGTGTTCAGACTTTTGACTCATTTCTGcaaagagaattttattttaactctcAAACCAGAAAACATCTATTTGCTAGTATCATGCattatttttcccattattttacTCCTACTTGACACTGATAGCATCCTTCACATTGTTATATCTATAATTTAAATACCAATAAAACTACTTTCTGGAGTAGATTTCTGATTCAACTGTAGTACCTTCAATGTTAGCTTTAAAAGGCTACTGTACAGATGTATATTTTGAATTTGTGGAAAAAACcaattttaatttccagttaTTGTCTCAAATGACAAGATCTACTACTGGTAAGAAATGCATCTCTTCAAATGGAAGCTATTTTCCTTTGAAGTGGCTTTGCTAATGTAAATTCTTGCCAAagtggagaaggaaaggaatagTGAGgttaagaaacaaaatcttttcaaGGGCAGTATCACAGAAATCTTACTAGTGCTTGAAATAATTCCACTTAACTAAGGTAAATGCTGGAAACGTAGTATGAACAAAATGCCCATCCACTCCCCCTCCTtcagaaaaactaaaataaaaaccaaaacaaacctaaaaaaaaaaaccaaaaaacaaacacccaaaTGCTCACCCAACCAAAGAACCCTGAAGATATGTCAAAGCTGTAGTAATATTTGTGAGCTATTTCATCACTGAGGACTTGAACTGTGTTTTGAGCTGATGAGAGAGGAGtgatgcatatatatatatagggtTCCACATGTATAATAACCAGTTAAAAATGAGATGATGAGAGGAGtgatgcatatatatatatagggtTCCACATGTATAATAACCAGTTAAAAATGCACTTTACAGGTTTTAGCATTTCcatagattctttttttttgtgatatgCATCCTGTTGGTTCAAGATTAAGATAATTTGAAGAAACATTTCTATACTTTGCTGGCTCAAGTCAGTACACTGGTAGTGTGTGTACCTCTCCAGTTCTGCTTGTAGGTGCGGAATACAGGTTATCCCCTGTGACACTAGATTGGTAacagaatgttaaaaaaacaaaaccaaaccaatagAACAACTTATATTGTGTTTGCCTCTGGCTTCATCACTGTGTAGATGTTCCTTGCATTGAAAGAGAAACCTAGAAGGAAAGGAGGTAAAATAATTCCATTAAAAGGGAAACAGACTAACACCCAACCGAGTCTGCTAAAACAAAAATGAGAGAATAACTGTGACAGCAACTGGAGTACCACTcaggtttttatatttttcttgacTAGTCTCTGAAGGGAACATCAAAAGATTAAAACTCCACAAATCATCTCTGAAAACAGAGGTTGGTTGCTAAAGCATcacacatcctttttttttttttttttagatt from Heliangelus exortis chromosome 1, bHelExo1.hap1, whole genome shotgun sequence harbors:
- the WNT2 gene encoding protein Wnt-2; the protein is MNFLSGIWWSLPLVLVWATPPVTSSWWYMGAVSSSRVMCDNVPGLVSRQRQLCRRHPEAMLSIGRGVAAWTAECQHQFRRHRWDCNALERGQRLLGRVLMRSSRESAFVHAISSAGVVFAITRACSQGELKSCSCDPKKKGSAKDSKGHFDWGGCSDNIDYGIKFARAFVDAKERKGKDARALMNLHNNRAGRKAVKRFLKQECKCHGVSGSCTLRTCWLAMADFRKTGDYLWKKYNGAIQVVMNQDGTGFTVANKRFKKPTKNDLVYFESSPDYCIRDRDVGSLGTAGRVCNQTSRGMDSCEVMCCGRGYDTSRVSRMTKCECKFHWCCAVRCQDCLEVVDIHTCKAPKTAGWISRT